One Deltaproteobacteria bacterium genomic window carries:
- the selB gene encoding selenocysteine-specific translation elongation factor, protein MKQIVLGTAGHIDHGKTSLIKALTGIDTDRLKEEKARGITIELGFAHLELPGGQLLGIVDVPGHEKFVKNMVAGATGVDIVALVIAADEGVMPQTREHLEICQLLKVKHGVVVLTKIDMVDPDWLDLVREDVSEYLSNSFLADAPVVEVSSVTGQGLDELTRTLGRLVEQIPERDTGHLFRLPIDRVFTMKGFGTVITGTSISGTIRTGDDVTVYPQGTSSKIRGLHIHNKEVTEAGAGLRTAINLQGIEKMMLNRGNIVATKDSLRPTYMVDVVLDHLPSAPRKLKNRAKVRFHAGTAEIISTLILLDRDELNPGDTCFAQIRLDAPTAVLKGDHYVLRSYSPVQTIGGGEILNPLPSKKKRFSESVLSQLKSLHTGGEKESVELFVALGRFHGVEESELSFLTNLSRKKLAEPLKALKAQKRIIQFDKERALLIHADFLQKAKDEVLETIATFHKNFPLKTGLIKEELRSRTSTAKNPKLFNYLVNMLSQEGEIVLEKEVVRLKTHKVTLAQDQKEARRKLETIYAKSGLEPPYFKELKEEFPGNTASEVLDVMVKDGHLLKVKEDLYFDRKAVDALEEKLVAFLKTHGEITTPQFKEMTGTSRKYTIPLIEYFDLRQITVRVGDSRVLRKK, encoded by the coding sequence ATGAAGCAGATTGTTTTAGGTACAGCGGGGCATATTGACCACGGCAAGACCTCTCTCATAAAGGCCCTCACCGGGATCGATACGGATCGCCTCAAGGAAGAAAAGGCCCGGGGCATCACCATCGAGCTCGGTTTTGCCCATCTGGAACTGCCGGGGGGCCAACTCCTCGGAATCGTGGACGTGCCCGGTCATGAAAAATTTGTCAAGAACATGGTTGCGGGGGCCACGGGTGTGGACATCGTGGCCCTGGTCATTGCGGCTGACGAAGGCGTCATGCCACAGACCAGGGAACATTTGGAGATATGCCAGCTGTTGAAAGTCAAGCACGGCGTGGTTGTCCTGACCAAGATCGACATGGTGGATCCTGACTGGCTTGATCTGGTGAGAGAAGATGTCTCGGAATATCTTTCAAATAGTTTCCTCGCCGATGCGCCTGTGGTTGAGGTTTCCTCTGTCACCGGACAAGGCCTGGATGAATTGACCCGGACCCTTGGCCGGTTGGTGGAGCAGATCCCTGAACGGGACACCGGGCACCTCTTCCGGCTTCCTATCGACCGCGTATTTACCATGAAGGGCTTCGGCACCGTCATTACCGGAACCAGCATCTCAGGGACGATTCGAACGGGGGACGATGTGACCGTCTACCCCCAGGGGACTTCCTCCAAAATTCGGGGGCTTCATATTCACAATAAAGAGGTCACAGAGGCGGGAGCAGGTCTGAGGACGGCCATCAATCTGCAAGGGATTGAAAAGATGATGCTGAACAGGGGAAATATCGTGGCCACCAAGGATTCCCTCAGACCCACGTACATGGTGGACGTGGTCCTTGATCATCTGCCGAGTGCACCGCGCAAGCTGAAAAACCGGGCAAAGGTACGCTTTCATGCCGGAACAGCCGAAATTATCTCGACCCTGATCCTCCTGGACAGGGATGAACTGAACCCCGGCGATACCTGTTTCGCCCAGATCCGTCTGGATGCACCCACTGCGGTCCTCAAGGGAGACCACTATGTGCTCAGAAGTTATTCGCCGGTCCAGACCATCGGCGGCGGTGAAATCCTGAATCCCCTGCCGAGCAAGAAAAAGCGATTTTCCGAGTCGGTCCTGTCCCAGCTCAAATCGCTCCATACCGGGGGGGAAAAGGAGTCGGTGGAGCTGTTTGTGGCCCTGGGCCGGTTCCATGGCGTGGAAGAGTCGGAACTCTCCTTTCTTACCAATTTGAGCAGGAAAAAGCTGGCAGAGCCGCTCAAGGCCCTGAAGGCCCAAAAACGCATCATCCAGTTTGACAAAGAACGTGCCCTCCTCATCCATGCCGATTTTCTGCAGAAGGCCAAGGATGAGGTGTTGGAGACCATCGCAACATTCCATAAGAATTTCCCCCTCAAGACCGGGTTGATCAAGGAAGAACTGCGGTCTAGAACGTCAACCGCCAAGAACCCGAAATTATTCAATTATCTGGTCAATATGCTCTCGCAGGAGGGGGAAATCGTTCTGGAAAAAGAGGTCGTTCGGCTGAAAACGCACAAGGTTACCCTGGCCCAGGACCAGAAAGAGGCACGCCGGAAGCTGGAGACGATCTATGCCAAAAGCGGGCTGGAGCCCCCCTACTTCAAAGAGCTGAAAGAGGAATTTCCCGGGAACACGGCCTCAGAGGTCCTGGATGTCATGGTCAAGGATGGACACCTTCTGAAGGTCAAGGAAGATCTCTATTTTGATCGGAAGGCGGTGGATGCATTGGAGGAAAAACTGGTGGCCTTTTTGAAAACCCACGGCGAGATCACGACGCCGCAGTTCAAGGAGATGACCGGGACCTCCAGGAAATATACCATCCCCCTCATCGAGTACTTTGATCTGAGGCAGATCACGGTGAGGGTCGGGGACAGCAGGGTGCTCAGAAAAAAATAG
- a CDS encoding FadR family transcriptional regulator, which produces MPNFKPIKTSRVFEDVLIQLKEAILKGAVKSGDKLPSERELTLQFQVSRGVIREAIRALELSGFVVMRQGPAGGAFVTDLSFSQVGNAFLDLFLANTVSMAEVAQVRSHVEPKVAQLAALHITPAYQKLLEKAEKEEFITPISYAERIARLTEVHHVLAQICGNHFFEAIVRSMLKLTAEVVLAVEPDHEALHNPGEHRAIIDAVIKGDGEAASREMKQHLNRLSDSLIEMEKIYRERFSLEKAP; this is translated from the coding sequence ATGCCCAATTTCAAGCCTATAAAGACTTCGAGGGTCTTCGAGGACGTGTTGATTCAGCTTAAAGAGGCGATTCTCAAAGGCGCTGTTAAGTCTGGAGATAAACTGCCTTCAGAGCGTGAACTCACCTTGCAATTTCAGGTCAGCAGAGGCGTGATTCGGGAGGCAATTCGTGCCCTGGAACTCAGCGGTTTTGTTGTCATGCGCCAGGGGCCTGCAGGGGGCGCCTTTGTAACCGATCTGTCGTTCAGTCAGGTGGGAAACGCCTTTCTTGATTTGTTTCTGGCAAACACGGTTTCCATGGCAGAGGTTGCCCAGGTCAGGTCCCATGTCGAACCCAAGGTCGCGCAACTGGCCGCGCTCCACATTACCCCTGCGTACCAGAAACTGCTGGAGAAGGCAGAGAAAGAGGAATTCATAACCCCCATATCCTACGCGGAGAGAATCGCCAGACTTACAGAGGTTCATCATGTCCTGGCCCAGATCTGCGGCAACCATTTCTTTGAGGCGATTGTCAGATCCATGCTCAAGCTCACCGCAGAAGTTGTCCTTGCCGTGGAACCCGACCATGAGGCCCTGCATAACCCCGGAGAGCATCGCGCCATCATCGATGCCGTCATCAAGGGCGACGGGGAGGCCGCATCCCGGGAGATGAAACAGCATCTCAATAGGCTTTCCGATAGCCTGATCGAAATGGAAAAAATCTACCGGGAGAGATTTTCTCTTGAAAAGGCCCCGTGA
- a CDS encoding GIY-YIG nuclease family protein, giving the protein MPSWVYILQSDSTGRYYCGQSSDPDRRLRQHNDPEYQLSKTTKRFPGPWKLVWKQECLDRGEATRLERKIKKRGISRFINSQGVGRVPPEWRD; this is encoded by the coding sequence ATGCCCTCCTGGGTCTACATCCTTCAGAGTGATTCCACTGGCAGATACTATTGTGGACAGAGCAGCGACCCGGATCGCCGCCTCCGGCAGCACAATGATCCGGAATACCAGCTATCCAAGACCACCAAGCGCTTTCCCGGACCATGGAAGCTGGTCTGGAAGCAGGAATGCCTGGATAGGGGTGAGGCAACTCGATTGGAGCGAAAAATCAAAAAGAGAGGTATCTCACGTTTCATTAATTCTCAGGGAGTCGGTAGAGTCCCGCCGGAATGGCGGGATTAA
- a CDS encoding sulfotransferase has translation MHPSSPRQVFIIGNKRSGTSHLVRILNVHPRVFVSHESDIAWILYQLHLGRPMQAHPWDSDRGMRITLETCGHLLRRDRPPQENFEVVQHNVMQTGNPWLPSMRKPHLQWLGDKKPFQHTDPKIIAFILEHFPDARFLHIVRHPFAVAASSNRFNRTPNGDFWLGLSDREKVERWAFHEQQVQRLKRRINGRMHTLRYEDLCAHPAREAKAIFGFLEIEADAHILGVVVRETRPGSKGASAVACSELVSRLAGEYGYELKKPNSRIRVLGKSLFRKVATPFGS, from the coding sequence ATGCACCCGTCAAGCCCCCGCCAGGTATTTATCATCGGCAACAAACGGTCGGGTACTTCGCATTTGGTGCGCATCCTGAATGTGCATCCCAGGGTGTTTGTGTCCCACGAGTCCGATATCGCCTGGATACTTTATCAGCTTCACTTGGGTCGACCTATGCAGGCGCACCCCTGGGATTCCGACCGGGGGATGCGCATCACACTGGAGACCTGTGGGCATCTGCTCCGCAGGGATCGGCCGCCACAGGAGAATTTCGAGGTTGTCCAGCATAACGTCATGCAAACAGGCAATCCATGGCTCCCCTCGATGCGCAAACCACACCTGCAGTGGCTGGGTGACAAAAAGCCGTTTCAGCACACGGATCCGAAGATCATCGCTTTCATTCTGGAGCATTTTCCGGATGCCCGTTTTTTGCACATCGTACGGCATCCTTTTGCCGTGGCGGCGAGTTCAAACCGGTTCAATCGCACGCCCAACGGCGACTTCTGGCTGGGCCTCTCGGACCGGGAAAAGGTGGAGCGCTGGGCTTTTCACGAGCAGCAGGTCCAGCGGTTGAAGCGGCGCATCAACGGACGGATGCATACATTGCGCTATGAGGATTTATGCGCCCATCCTGCAAGGGAGGCGAAAGCGATTTTCGGCTTTCTCGAAATAGAGGCCGATGCCCACATCCTCGGAGTCGTTGTAAGGGAAACGCGTCCTGGTTCGAAAGGAGCATCCGCTGTGGCCTGTTCGGAACTTGTCAGCCGCCTGGCTGGAGAGTATGGATATGAGCTGAAGAAACCGAATAGTCGCATCCGGGTACTGGGAAAGAGTCTTTTCCGTAAGGTTGCAACTCCCTTCGGCAGCTGA
- a CDS encoding acyltransferase, translating into MKIPDVISKTLVAWLKGKGGLQQDWKDHNRRRIQKLRSRGVSIGRDCLILTENFSTEPYLIEIGDHVGIAGGVQFITHVGEAWVIRDECPNAQILGRIRIGNNCVIGMNAVIMPGTTIGSDCVVGANSVVKGEIPDNSVVAGNPARVIKTTHELKEVLLHHPDRLDTLNLPPDLREKIIKEHFKIA; encoded by the coding sequence ATGAAGATACCGGATGTGATATCAAAGACATTGGTCGCTTGGCTCAAGGGAAAGGGCGGCCTGCAACAGGATTGGAAAGACCATAATCGTCGGCGGATTCAAAAACTTCGGTCCAGAGGCGTATCGATCGGCCGTGACTGCCTTATTCTCACTGAAAATTTCTCTACTGAACCATACCTCATCGAGATTGGAGATCACGTGGGGATTGCGGGCGGGGTCCAATTCATCACCCATGTCGGGGAGGCATGGGTCATACGTGATGAGTGTCCTAATGCCCAGATCCTGGGAAGGATCAGAATCGGGAATAACTGTGTTATCGGTATGAACGCTGTTATTATGCCGGGCACGACCATTGGGTCGGATTGCGTGGTGGGGGCAAACTCCGTGGTCAAAGGAGAGATTCCGGACAACTCGGTTGTTGCCGGAAATCCAGCCAGGGTCATCAAGACAACCCATGAGCTAAAAGAGGTCCTTCTTCACCATCCCGATCGTCTTGATACGCTCAATCTGCCGCCTGACCTTAGAGAAAAGATCATAAAGGAACACTTCAAGATAGCATAA
- a CDS encoding class I SAM-dependent methyltransferase, producing the protein MHQKIFHAFNQICRAHAIRGRVLEIGATPDASTLLSLPALARATEKIGINKAGASRYGNFTILSGDANAMTCFPDRHFDAVLSNSVLEHDPFFWRSLTEMRRVARPRALIVIGAPGYGQGRHEKVIRRWLAILPRWLHPADGWALQHSTLTLGLHNYPGDYYRFSEQAFREVFLEGLERTTLRSILNPPRFIGSGIMP; encoded by the coding sequence ATGCACCAGAAAATATTTCATGCATTCAACCAGATATGCCGTGCACACGCTATTCGCGGACGCGTCCTGGAGATCGGAGCTACCCCTGACGCATCGACACTGCTGAGTCTGCCCGCACTGGCCCGTGCGACCGAGAAAATCGGCATCAACAAAGCCGGGGCTTCCCGCTATGGCAATTTCACCATTCTCTCCGGGGATGCCAATGCCATGACCTGTTTTCCCGACCGCCACTTCGACGCGGTACTGTCCAATTCCGTGTTGGAGCACGACCCGTTCTTCTGGCGTTCGCTGACTGAAATGCGCCGGGTGGCCCGTCCGCGGGCCCTTATCGTGATTGGCGCCCCCGGCTATGGCCAGGGACGTCATGAAAAAGTAATCCGCCGCTGGCTGGCGATACTTCCCCGGTGGCTGCATCCGGCTGATGGGTGGGCTTTGCAGCATTCGACCTTGACGCTGGGGCTGCACAATTATCCTGGGGATTACTATCGCTTCAGCGAACAGGCCTTCCGCGAAGTCTTTCTCGAGGGGCTTGAGAGAACCACCTTGCGAAGCATCCTGAACCCACCCCGCTTCATCGGTTCCGGCATCATGCCTTAA